From Crassaminicella indica, one genomic window encodes:
- a CDS encoding mechanosensitive ion channel family protein — translation MDLSFIKNIHFPNHIKPFFTSLLILFISFCLIRFVMFLTAKIIQITKFNEQREMTIKSIVDSLFAYFILTLAILNILSEFGLIKKSTIITGAGIITLIAGLGAQNLIKDIINGFFILFERQMKVGDYVSINEAYYGTVEEIGLRSTAIREWTMRKVYIPNGEIKTLKNYYKEKARVIIEVVVPFEENHPLVEQTLNQVCEYINSKYDDKLYKIGNSNYSEFSLLGVVSLDGKLGGAKYIIIGIVNPHFQWFLRNRIYEHILKTFKENNIRIAYPKFFLHEDK, via the coding sequence ATGGATTTATCCTTTATAAAAAATATTCATTTTCCTAATCATATTAAACCATTTTTCACTTCACTCCTTATTCTTTTCATATCGTTTTGTTTGATTCGATTTGTCATGTTTCTTACAGCTAAGATTATTCAAATTACAAAATTCAATGAACAGCGTGAAATGACTATAAAAAGCATTGTAGATTCCCTATTTGCTTACTTTATTCTTACACTTGCTATATTAAATATTTTAAGTGAATTTGGACTCATAAAAAAATCTACTATCATAACAGGTGCTGGTATTATTACATTAATTGCAGGACTTGGTGCACAAAACCTTATAAAAGATATTATCAACGGTTTTTTCATTTTATTTGAAAGACAAATGAAGGTTGGAGATTATGTCAGTATTAATGAAGCATATTACGGGACTGTCGAAGAAATCGGTCTTCGCTCAACAGCTATACGAGAATGGACTATGAGAAAAGTCTACATACCTAACGGAGAAATCAAGACTTTGAAAAATTATTATAAAGAAAAGGCAAGAGTAATTATAGAGGTTGTCGTTCCTTTTGAAGAAAATCATCCATTAGTAGAACAAACTTTAAATCAAGTCTGTGAATACATCAATAGTAAGTACGATGATAAGTTATATAAAATCGGAAATTCTAATTATTCAGAGTTCAGTTTATTAGGAGTTGTATCATTAGACGGGAAATTAGGAGGAGCAAAATATATTATTATCGGTATAGTAAATCCTCATTTTCAATGGTTTCTAAGAAATCGTATTTATGAACACATTCTAAAAACCTTCAAAGAAAATAATATCCGTATTGCATACCCAAAATTTTTTTTGCA